The following proteins are encoded in a genomic region of Alnus glutinosa chromosome 8, dhAlnGlut1.1, whole genome shotgun sequence:
- the LOC133876510 gene encoding protein EMBRYO DEFECTIVE 514 codes for MLIAMAEETAPELAEANSAAQDMELEAVGPERDPKDGDDKGVDSAAPNGDANSKRVREEGAEEEEEEEEGEEDDAVSNKRQRVDRSVEEERLEKLGDGEEEAGGRVNLGAKEFGSSVEMFDYFYKILHYWPPNLNLNKYEHMVLMDLLKKGHQEPDKKIGGGIDAFQVRYHPEWKSRCFFLIRVDESVDDFSFRKCVDHILPLPEEMKIKSDGNKAFGGRGGKGHGGRGGGHGGRGGGRGRGRGGKSRN; via the exons ATGCTCATAGCCATGGCCGAAGAGACCGCACCAGAGCTCGCCGAAGCCAACTCAGCCGCCCAAGACATGGAACTCGAGGCCGTCGGACCCGAACGGGATCCGAAGGATGGTGACGACAAAGGGGTCGACTCGGCGGCGCCGAACGGTGACGCGAACTCGAAGCGAGTGAGAGAGGAAGGGgctgaagaagaggaagaggaagaggaaggagaagaagacGACGCCGTTTCGAATAAGAGGCAGAGGGTGGATAGGTCCGTGGAAGAAGAGCGGTTGGAGAAGCTCGGGGATGGCGAGGAGGAGGCGGGGGGTCGGGTCAACTTGGGTGCGAAGGAGTTTGGGTCGTCGGTGGAGATGTTCGATTACTTCTACAAGATTCTCCATTACTGGCCTCCAAACCTCAATCTCAACAAG tacgAGCACATGGTGTTGATGGACTTGCTTAAGAAGGGTCATCAAGAGCCAGATAAAAAGATCGGGGGAGGGATTGATGCTTTTCAAGTGCGATACCATCCTGAGTGGAAAAGTAGGTGCTTCTTCCTCATTAGGGTTGATGAATCTGTTGACGACTTCAGCTTCAGGAAGTGTGTTGATCATATACTACCCCTGCCAGAAGAGATGAAGATAAAATCTGATGGCAATAAGGCGTTTGGTGGCAGAGGTGGTAAGGGTCATGGTGGAAGAGGTGGTGGGCATGGTGGAAGAGGTGGGGGGCGTGGCCGTGGAAGAGGGGGTAAGTCAAGGAACTGA
- the LOC133875130 gene encoding uncharacterized protein LOC133875130 yields MGDDNPMALRDHYLPTTYTSPTCLRLPDVTAAHYEIKPSTIQSLPSFLGLSTENPYDFLGEFLAICSTIKLSGFTEDALWMRLFPFSLKERAKHWFHSLAPNSITSWAQLQQEFLKKYFPIGKTNDIRRAITSISQYEGEQLYETWERLKDLLRSCPHHAVPKWQLVQSFYEGLTEPNRQMVDASCGGTFMMKSEDEAWTLFENLSNNSTQHASTRRRAPAPKAPKTEGLFEIGHSADVATQVVDAITRKLDQMMVVGFAPNSTHMHTQHTPCSFCSNPMHHTNDCPTAGKFYDDSTEQVNAAFSHPGNDPYSNTYNPGWRNHPNFSWKAQASSDSVPGVHNQAQSNRQPYQSSSTYRPSQQQSQATPSSQSDSGIQAQMLKLLGEINQKVDSQNQIVNSHSQSIAKLEAQMGQMANTLNKREEGTLPSQPVANPKGHYMVEGNTSHHQQVQAITTLRSGRRVDNYVQEKVDEQTEIPQNLQKDKGKQVNIEASSSSAPTLEIPYEPQVPFPERLKAPSHFGKQGEKIQDMMDVFKQVKINLPLLDAIKQVPAYAKFLKDLCTQKRKSRNHIPKKVLLTEHVSSLIQHNTPPKFKDPGSPTISCIIGQSEVDKALLDLGAGVNLLPYSVYQQLGLGELKPTTVILQLADRSIKKPRGVIEDVIIKVDKFFFPVDFIVLDTEPVPNPEKLIPVILGRPFLATANACINCRTGVMEISFGNMKVRLNIFTAFQHAPDQNECFFVDNIEEYVEDSLPIILAKDHLEDCLTHFGSEDFNTNQYIDEVNALLETAASADFYPWRLPKEPLPPTSSTPPVPSLESPPKLELKPLPDKLKYAFLGSNDTLPVIIASDLQKDQEDSLLAVLKKHKEAIGWTVADLKGIDPSICMHRIHLEEDA; encoded by the coding sequence ATGGGTGACGATAACCCTATGGCTTTGAGAGATCATTATCTCCCTACCACATACACTTCTCCCACATGTCTCAGGTTGCCGGATGTTACAGCAGCCCACTATGAGATTAAGCCTAGTACTATACAGAGTTTACCATCTTTTCTAGGACTTAGTACTGAAAATCCTTACGATTTCCTCGGTGAATTCTTAGCAATTTGTTCTACCATTAAATTGAGCGGGTTCACCGAGGACGCTCTATGGATGCGTCTCTTTCCCTTCTCCCTCAAGGAAAGAGCCAAACATTGGTTTCATTCCTTAGCACcaaactccattacttcttgggctcaattGCAACAAGAATTTCTAAAGAAGTATTTTCCCATAGGAAAGACCAATGATATTAGGAGAGCTATCACTAGTATCTCCCAATATGAGGGAGAACAATTGTATGAGACCTGGGAAAGACTCAAGGACCTACTTAGATCATGCCCACACCACGCTGTCCCAAAGTGGCAGCTAGTGCAAAGCTTCTATGAAGGCTTGACTGAGCCTAATAGACAAATGGTAGATGCATCTTGTGGGGGAACATTTATGATGAAAAGTGAGGACGAAGCATGGACATTGTTTGAAAACTTGAGTAATAATTCCACTCAGCATGCATCCACTAGACGTAGAGCACCTGCACCTAAAGCACCAAAGACCGAAGGTCTTTTTGAAATAGGACATTCTGCAGATGTAGCTACCCAAGTAGTTGATGCTATCACTAGGAAATTAGATCAAATGATGGTTGTTGGTTTTGCTCCTAATTCTACTCACATGCACACACAGCACACACCATGCTCATTTTGTTCTAATCCTATGCATCATACAAATGATTGTCCTACTGCTGGAAAGTTTTATGATGATTCAACCGAGCAGGTCAATGCAGCTTTTTCACATCCGGGTAATGATCCATACTCCAATACTTATAACCCAGGGTGGAGAAATCATCCCAATTTCTCATGGAAGGCTCAAGCTTCAAGTGACTCAGTCCCAGGGGTGCATAATCAAGCTCAATCTAACAGGCAGCCCTACCAATCTTCTTCCACATACCGCCCTTCACAACAGCAATCTCAGGCCACACCATCTTCTCAGTCAGATTCTGGCATTCAGgctcagatgttgaaacttctAGGCGAGATCAATCAGAAGGTGGACTCTCAGAATCAGATAGtgaactctcactctcaatccatCGCCAAGTTAGAGGCTCAAATGGGACAGATGGCTAATACCCTCAACAAGAGAGAAGAGGGGACACTTCCAAGTCAGCCGGTGGCCAACCCGAAAGGACATTACATGGTAGAAGGCAATACTTCACATCACCAACAAGTTCAAGCCATCACCACATTGCGTAGTGGAAGAAGGGTCGACAATTATGTGCAAGAAAAGGTGGATGAGCAAACTGAGATCCCACAGAATCtgcagaaggacaagggtaagcAAGTAAACATTGAGGCCTCTTCTTCATCAGCTCCCACTCTTGAGATACCATATGAGCCTCAAGTTCCATTCCCGGAACGTCTCAAGGCACCTTCTCACTTTGGGAAACAAggagagaaaatacaagatatgATGGATGTATTCAAACAGGTAAAAATCAACCTTCCACTCCTTGATGCCATCAAGCAAGTACCTGCCTATGCAAAATTCCTCAAGGACTTGTGtactcagaaaaggaaaagtagaAATCATATTCCCAAGAAAGTACTTCTTACTGAGCATGTGAGTTCCCTAATTCAACACAACACTCCTCCGAAGTTCAAGGATCCTGGATCCCCTACAATTTCATGTATCATCGGACAGAGTGAGGTTGATAAAGCACTCCTAGATCTAGGAGCTGGTGTGAATTTACTTCCCTATTCAGTGTATCAGCAACTTGGCCTAGGGGAACTGAAGCCCACCACAGTAATTCTACAGTTGGCTGATCGGTCTATTAAGAAACCAAGAGGGGTAATAGAAGATGTCATCATCAAAGTAGATAAGTTTTTCTTCCCAGTGGACTTCATCGTACTTGACACTGAGCCCGTTCCCAATCCTGAGAAGCTGATCCCGGTCATCCTTGGGCGCCCTTTCTTAGCCACGGCCAATGCATGCATCAACTGTCGTACAGGAGTCATGGAGATCTCCTTTGGTAATATGAAGGTCAGGTTAAATATCTTCACTGCATTCCAGCATGCACCTGATCAAAATGAGTGTTTCTTTGTGGACAACATTGAAGAATATGTAGAAGATTCACTCCCCATTATTTTGGCAAAGGATCATTTGGAAGACTGCCTAACTCACTTTGGCTCTGAAGACTTCAACACCAATCAATACATTGATGAGGTAAATGCCTTGCTAGAGACAGCTGCCAGTGCAGATTTTTATCCATGGAGACTACCCAAGGAGCCCCTACCTCCAACTTCAAGCACTCCTCCCGTTCCTTCCCTTGAGTCTCCACCGAAGCTTGAATTGAAGCCACTGCCAGACAAGCTCAAGTATGCCTTCCTCGGTTCTAATGATACCTTGCCGGTCATCATTGCTTCAGATCTACAAAAGGACCAAGAAGACAGTTTATTAGCAGTATTGAAGAAGCATAAAGAGGCTATTGGATGGACTGTAGCTGATTTGAAGGGCATAGACCCCTCCATCTGTATGCACCGGATTCATTTAGAGGAAGATGCTTGA
- the LOC133875917 gene encoding uncharacterized protein LOC133875917 gives MGDHVVLCVDHPVTPESLQSLQGAEAAPGSSGEGSGSHPADPPNCAIDIEGVGEHGVSEEEPLIQSVECRICQEEDSIKNLEIPCACSGSLKYAHRKCVQRWCNEKGDITCEICHQPYQPGYTAPPPPPHSDDTAIDIRQVCTLSLHLWVTVHGLVSYMLFYSKLYSFCFVDLTHSEGWTISGAPLDLHDPRLLAMAAAERHLLEAEYDDYANTSASGAAFCRSAALILMALLLLRHALSLTNADGEDDASTFFSLFLLRAAGFLLPCYIMAWAISILQRRRQRQEAAALAATEVAFMLQAGQRRGLQFTIAPGPAVIPHQEPLQ, from the exons ATGGGCGACCATGTGGTTTTGTGTGTTGACCATCCCGTTACGCCTGAAAGTTTGCAATCGCTGCAAGGGGCTGAGGCAGCCCCGGGATCTTCTGGAGAGGGTTCTGGCTCGCATCCTGCTGATCCACCCAATTGTGCCATTGACATTGAGGGGGTTGGGGAACATGGTGTGTCTGAAGAAGAACCACTGATTCAGTCGGTGGAATGTCGCATTTGCCAGGAAGAAGATAGCATTAAGAATTTGGAGATCCCTTGTGCTTGCAGCGGTAGTTTGAAG TATGCTCATAGGAAATGTGTTCAACGATGGTGCAATGAGAAGGGAGATATAACTTGTGAGATATGTCATCAG CCTTATCAACCTGGTTATACTGCCCCACCTCCTCCACCTCACTCTGATGATACTGCAATTGATATAAGGCAAGTTTGTACTCTGTCCCTACACTTATGGGTCACTGTACATGGACTTGTTTCTTACATGCTCTTCTATTCGaaactttattctttttgttttgtggaTTTGACTCACAGCGAGGGTTGGACAATTTCTGGTGCCCCTTTGGATTTGCATGACCCTCGACTATTGGCAATGGCAGCGGCGGAACGACATCTTTTGGAGGCTGAGTATGATGACTATGCTAATACTAGTGCTAGTGGAGCTGCATTTTGTCGCTCTGCAGCTCTAATT TTAATGGCTCTTCTGCTGTTGAGGCATGCTCTATCCCTTACCAATGCTGATGGGGAAGATGATGCTTCCACTTTTTTCTCT CTTTTCTTACTTCGGGCTGCTGGTTTTCTTCTGCCATGTTATATAATGGCCTGGGCCATCAGTATATTGCAGCGTCGAAGGCAAAGACAG GAAGCAGCAGCACTTGCAGCTACAGAAGTTGCTTTTATGCTGCAGGCTGGACAGCGTCGGGGCTTGCAATTCACCATAGCACCAGGACCTGCAGTGATTCCCCATCAGGAACCACTTCAATGA
- the LOC133875131 gene encoding CLAVATA3/ESR (CLE)-related protein 45: MGPLASRGVFLLVCIGLLALQPEQVSGLRSIDLALKWGEGQSPFLKHLRVLAVVAEEEDVHMKLSLAPAPSIMFDPNQSNKRSVRKGSDPIHNRG, translated from the coding sequence ATGGGTCCTTTGGCTTCTAGAGGagtctttcttcttgtttgtaTAGGGCTTCTAGCTCTTCAACCAGAGCAGGTTTCTGGCCTGAGAAGCATTGATCTTGCTCTGAAATGGGGCGAAGGGCAATCTCCATTTCTTAAACATCTAAGAGTTCTAGCGGTTGTTGCAGAGGAGGAGGATGTGCATATGAAGCTGAGCTTGGCACCTGCGCCTTCAATAATGTTTGATCCCAATCAGTCCAACAAAAGAAGTGTTCGAAAAGGATCAGATCCCATTCACAACAGGGGTTAA
- the LOC133875537 gene encoding probable arabinosyltransferase ARAD1 has translation MSEKSMLSSRLLFYLVTISMFLLILSSAFLLEFTNTSIISRSVFKLILVNNTSDYFKPNVKSEQITSPFTPSVDTQINAERPVRSGKLACQVNNSSRKMPSLGKHRKIDCDPSQALLRVFMYDLPPEFHFGLLGWKGRVNQTWPNVNNPSQIPPYPGGLNLQHSIEYWLTLDLLSSNTPNVLRPCSAIRVKNSSQADVIFVPFFSSLSYNRHSRLHGKEKVSVNQMLQSKLVQFLRAQEEWKRLGGKDHLIIAHHPNSMLDARSKLGSAMFVLADFGRYPVDIANLGKDIIAPYRHLVRTIPNGESAPFDKRPILAYFQGAIYRKDGGFIRQELYYLLKDEKDIHFTFGSIRGKGISSAGRGMASSKFCLNIAGDTPSSNRLFDAIASYCVPVIISDQIELPFEDVLDYSQFCLFVRASDAVKKGYLLNLLRGIKQDNWTRMWEKLKEIAHHFDYQYPSQPDDAVDMIWEAVSRKRSSTQFKLYRVNRYKRSESLVQKN, from the exons ATGTCGGAGAAAAGCATGCTTTCCTCAAGGCTTCTTTTCTACCTAGTAACCATTTCTATGTTCCTTTTGATCCTTTCATCTGCGTTCCTTCTTGAATTTACCAATACTTCTATCATATCTAGATCAGTATTTAAGCTTATTCTTGTTAATAACACATCAGATTACTTCAAACCCAATGTCAAAAGTGAACAAATTACAAGTCCTTTCACCCCTTCTGTGGATACACAAATTAATGCCGAAAGGCCCGTGAGAAGTGGAAAATTGGCATGTCAAGTAAACAATTCAAGTAGGAAAATGCCTTCTCTGGGAAAGCATAGAAAGATAGACTGTGACCCTTCTCAGGCTCTCTTGAGGGTGTTTATGTATGACTTGCCTCCTGAATTTCACTTTGGATTATTGGGTTGGAAGGGAAGGGTGAATCAAACGTGGCCAAATGTCAATAACCCAAGTCAAATCCCACCATACCCAGGTGGGCTGAATTTACAACACAGTATAGAGTACTGGCTCACCCTTGATCTTCTGTCGTCCAACACCCCAAATGTGCTTAGACCTTGCAGTGCCATAAGAGTGAAGAATTCAAGTCAAGCAGATGTCATTTTTGTTCCATTCTTCTCATCTCTGAGTTACAACAGACATTCTAGGCTTCATGGGAAGGAGAAAGTTAGTGTTAACCAGATGTTGCAGAGCAAATTGGTACAGTTTTTGAGGGCTCAGGAGGAATGGAAGCGATTGGGCGGGAAGGATCATTTAATTATTGCCCACCATCCAAATAGCATGTTAGATGCAAGAAGCAAGTTGGGGTCAGCCATGTTTGTACTCGCGGATTTTGGAAGATACCCAGTTGACATTGCAAATCTTGGGAAAGATATAATTGCTCCTTACCGGCATTTAGTGAGGACCATTCCCAATGGTGAATCAGCACCATTTGACAAACGTCCTATTTTGGCGTACTTCCAAGGTGCAATATATAGGAAAGAT gGAGGTTTCATTCGCCAAGAACTATATTACCTTCTCAAAGATGAGAAAGACATACACTTCACATTTGGCAGCATCCGAGGGAAGGGAATTAGCAGTGCAGGCCGAGGGATGGCATCATCCAAGTTCTGCCTCAATATTGCCGGAGACACCCCTTCCTCAAATCGCCTCTTCGATGCCATTGCGAGTTATTGTGTTCCTGTGATTATTAGTGATCAGATTGAGCTACCATTTGAGGATGTCTTAGATTACTCGCAGTTTTGCTTATTTGTTCGTGCATCTGATGCGGTAAAGAAGGGCTACCTACTGAATCTTCTTCGAGGAATCAAGCAAGACAACTGGACCAGAATGTGGGAAAAATTGAAGGAGATTGCTCATCATTTTGACTATCAATATCCGTCCCAGCCTGATGATGCTGTGGATATGATTTGGGAAGCAGTTTCACGTAAGAGATCTTCAACACAATTTAAACTCTATAGGGTGAACAGATATAAAAGATCTGAGTCTCTCGTACAGAAGAATTGA
- the LOC133875483 gene encoding gibberellin-regulated protein 6: MMTMAKLICILVLAVLGISMVATQVMAKEAQYHLDSGRYGPGSLKSNQCPSQCSRRCSQTQYHKPCMFFCQKCCAKCLCVPPGYYGNKAVCPCYNNWKTKSGGPKCP; this comes from the exons ATGATGACGATGGCCAAGCTTATCTGCATTCTGGTTCTAGCTGTCCTTGGCATTTCCATGGTTGCAACCCAG GTCATGGCAAAAGAAGCCCAGTACCACCTGGACAGT GGGCGATATGGACCAGGAAGTCTTAAGAGCAACC AATGCCCATCACAGTGCTCTAGAAGATGCAGCCAGACGCAGTACCACAAACCATGCATGTTCTTCTGCCAAAAGTGTTGTGCCAAGTGCCTTTGCGTTCCTCCTGGCTACTATGGGAACAAGGCTGTTTGCCCTTGCTACAACAACTGGAAGACCAAGAGTGGAGGACCCAAATGCCCTTGA